One genomic window of Polaromonas sp. SP1 includes the following:
- a CDS encoding NADPH-dependent 2,4-dienoyl-CoA reductase: protein MAATPSSATTPPASASFSGSSSPYPHLLAPLDLGFTTLKNRVLMGSMHTGLEDGRKHFPAMAAYFAERARGGVGLMVTGGFAPNIAGWTKPFAGMLASSGAARRHKQVTDAVHAEGGKIALQILHTGRYGYHPLCVAPSRIQSPISPFTPRELSAGGIERQIRAFIRCAMLARDAGYDGVEIMGSEGYFINQFLVTHTNQRTDDWGGSYANRMRLAVEIVRRTREAVGPDFIIIYRLSMIDLIPGGSSWEEVVLLAKAVEAAGATLINSGIGWHEARVPTIATSVPRGAFTWVTKKLRADLRAAGLTIPVVTSNRLNMPELAEQVLADGAADMVSMARPFLADPEFVNKAAQGRSKEINTCIACNQACLDHAFKAKLASCLVNPRAGHETELIINITPAQKRVAVIGAGPAGLAAATTLALRGHSVDLYDAADKIGGQFNLAKRVPGKEEFEETLRYFGHRITGTGVRLHLNTRVSAADLIAQKFDEVLLATGVTPRNPRIPGQDHPKVLSYIDVLLGRQPVGERVALIGAGGIGFDVAEFLVTPTGHSTALDLPAWLAEWGVADPADVRGGVVRPQVSPPARQVTLLQRKAGKLGAGLGKTTGWIHRAALKMKNVEMLSGVNYERIGEHDGGLGLFITFGEKRLDGTVLTVDNIVLCAGQEPLRELLEPLRAAGVKTHLIGGADEASELDAKRAIDQGTRVAAAI from the coding sequence TTGGCCGCGACCCCCTCTTCGGCGACAACGCCCCCCGCTTCCGCTTCCTTTTCTGGTTCATCTTCTCCTTATCCCCACCTGCTCGCCCCGCTGGACCTGGGCTTCACCACGCTGAAGAACCGCGTGCTGATGGGCAGCATGCACACCGGCCTGGAAGACGGGCGCAAACACTTTCCCGCCATGGCCGCCTACTTTGCCGAACGCGCACGCGGCGGCGTCGGCCTGATGGTCACCGGCGGCTTTGCGCCCAATATCGCGGGCTGGACCAAGCCCTTCGCCGGCATGCTCGCCAGCTCGGGCGCGGCGCGCCGCCACAAGCAGGTGACCGACGCCGTGCACGCAGAAGGCGGCAAGATCGCCCTGCAAATCCTGCACACCGGCCGCTACGGCTACCACCCGCTGTGCGTGGCGCCTTCACGCATCCAGAGCCCGATTTCGCCCTTCACCCCGCGTGAGCTCAGCGCCGGCGGCATCGAGCGGCAAATCCGCGCCTTCATCCGCTGCGCCATGCTGGCCCGCGACGCCGGCTACGACGGCGTCGAAATCATGGGCAGCGAAGGCTACTTCATCAACCAGTTCCTCGTCACCCACACCAACCAGCGCACCGACGACTGGGGCGGCAGCTACGCCAACCGCATGCGCCTGGCCGTCGAGATCGTGCGCCGAACGCGCGAAGCCGTCGGGCCCGACTTCATCATCATCTACCGCCTCTCGATGATCGACCTGATCCCCGGCGGCAGCAGCTGGGAAGAAGTCGTGCTGCTGGCCAAGGCGGTAGAGGCCGCCGGCGCCACGCTCATCAACAGTGGCATCGGCTGGCACGAAGCCCGCGTGCCGACGATTGCCACCTCGGTGCCGCGCGGCGCCTTCACCTGGGTGACCAAAAAATTACGGGCCGACCTGCGCGCCGCCGGCCTCACCATCCCCGTCGTCACCAGCAACCGCCTGAACATGCCTGAATTGGCCGAGCAGGTGCTGGCCGACGGCGCCGCCGACATGGTCAGCATGGCCCGCCCCTTCCTGGCCGACCCGGAGTTCGTCAACAAGGCCGCCCAGGGCCGCAGCAAAGAGATCAACACCTGCATCGCCTGCAACCAGGCCTGCCTGGACCACGCCTTCAAAGCCAAGCTGGCGAGCTGCCTCGTCAACCCCCGCGCCGGGCACGAGACCGAGCTCATCATCAACATCACGCCAGCCCAAAAACGCGTGGCCGTGATCGGCGCCGGGCCCGCCGGCCTGGCCGCCGCCACCACGCTGGCCTTGCGCGGCCACAGCGTTGATTTGTATGACGCGGCCGACAAAATCGGCGGCCAGTTCAACCTGGCCAAACGCGTGCCCGGGAAGGAGGAGTTTGAAGAAACCCTGCGCTACTTCGGCCACCGCATCACCGGCACCGGCGTGCGCCTGCACCTGAACACGCGTGTCAGCGCCGCAGACCTTATCGCGCAGAAGTTCGACGAAGTCCTGCTCGCCACCGGCGTCACACCGCGCAACCCGCGCATCCCCGGGCAAGACCACCCCAAGGTGCTCAGCTACATCGACGTGTTGCTCGGCCGCCAACCGGTGGGCGAACGCGTGGCGCTGATTGGCGCAGGCGGCATCGGCTTTGACGTGGCCGAGTTTCTTGTCACGCCCACCGGGCATTCCACCGCGCTCGACCTGCCCGCCTGGCTGGCCGAATGGGGCGTGGCCGACCCGGCCGACGTGCGCGGCGGCGTGGTGCGCCCGCAAGTCTCGCCCCCCGCACGCCAGGTCACCCTGCTGCAACGCAAAGCCGGCAAGCTGGGCGCAGGCCTGGGCAAAACCACCGGCTGGATTCACCGCGCCGCGCTGAAGATGAAAAACGTCGAGATGCTCTCGGGCGTCAACTACGAACGCATCGGCGAGCACGACGGCGGCCTGGGCCTCTTCATCACCTTCGGCGAAAAGCGCCTGGACGGCACCGTGCTGACGGTCGACAACATCGTGCTGTGCGCCGGGCAAGAGCCTTTGCGTGAGTTGCTGGAGCCCCTGCGCGCAGCCGGCGTCAAGACACACCTCATCGGCGGCGCCGACGAAGCCAGCGAGCTGGACGCAAAGCGTGCGATTGACCAGGGAACGCGGGTGGCGGCGGCGATCTGA
- the xth gene encoding exodeoxyribonuclease III has protein sequence MKLATFNVNGIKTRLPQLLAWLAKEAPDVVCLQELKALDGVFPRAALEDAGYGALFKGQRSWNGVAILAKGEAPIEIRRELPGDPADDQSRYLEAAVDGIVVACLYLPNGNPQPGPKFDYKLAWFKRLQKHAAGLYASGHPVALAGDFNVIPTDLDVYNPKSWKRDALMQPESRAAYEKLLAQGWVDSLRHLHPDERIYTFWDYFRQHWQQGKGLRIDHVLLNAELAPRLKAAGVDRWVRGEAHASDHAPVWVELGAPARKAAPRKKAP, from the coding sequence ATGAAACTCGCGACCTTTAACGTCAACGGCATCAAGACGCGGCTGCCGCAGCTGCTGGCGTGGCTCGCCAAAGAAGCGCCCGACGTGGTGTGCCTGCAGGAGTTAAAGGCGCTGGACGGCGTCTTTCCGCGCGCTGCGTTGGAGGACGCCGGTTACGGCGCGTTGTTCAAAGGCCAGCGCTCGTGGAACGGCGTGGCGATCCTGGCCAAAGGCGAGGCGCCGATTGAAATCAGGCGTGAGCTGCCTGGGGACCCGGCCGACGACCAGAGCCGCTACCTTGAGGCGGCGGTAGACGGCATCGTGGTCGCCTGCCTGTATTTGCCCAACGGCAACCCACAGCCCGGCCCCAAGTTTGACTACAAGCTGGCCTGGTTCAAGCGGCTGCAAAAGCACGCTGCGGGGCTTTACGCGTCAGGCCACCCGGTGGCGCTGGCGGGGGATTTCAATGTGATCCCGACCGACCTGGATGTGTACAACCCCAAATCGTGGAAACGCGACGCGCTGATGCAGCCCGAAAGCCGGGCCGCGTATGAAAAGCTTTTGGCGCAGGGCTGGGTCGACAGCCTGCGCCATCTGCACCCCGATGAGCGCATTTACACCTTCTGGGATTACTTCAGGCAGCACTGGCAGCAGGGCAAAGGCTTGCGCATCGACCACGTGCTGCTCAATGCCGAGCTGGCGCCGCGGCTGAAGGCTGCGGGCGTAGACCGCTGGGTGCGTGGGGAAGCGCACGCCAGCGACCATGCGCCGGTGTGGGTGGAGCTGGGCGCGCCGGCGCGGAAGGCCGCACCCCGAAAAAAAGCTCCCTGA
- a CDS encoding quinone-dependent dihydroorotate dehydrogenase has product MSLLPYALARPFLFGLDPETAHELTMASLARTQGTPLSLAYLSSRVSDPIELAGLTFPNRVGLAAGLDKNARCIDGLAAMGFGFVEVGTVTPKAQPGNPKPRMFRLTEANALINRLGFNNEGLDAFLANVQKSSVRKQAAQGKGQLLLGLNIGKNAATPIENAVDDYLICLDGVYPHADYVTVNISSPNTKNLRALQSDEALDALLGRIAERRETLAAQHGKRVPIFVKIAPDLDEAQVDVIAATLKRHAMDGVVATNTTLSRDAVKGMRHAEEAGGLSGAPVLEASNRVIGQLRAALGKGFPIIGVGGILSGADAVSKIKAGADVVQIYTGLIYKGPELVTSAAIAIKKSR; this is encoded by the coding sequence ATGTCCCTGCTCCCCTACGCCCTGGCCCGTCCGTTTTTATTCGGGCTGGACCCCGAAACCGCCCACGAGTTGACCATGGCTTCACTGGCGCGCACCCAGGGCACGCCGCTGTCGCTGGCCTATTTGTCCAGCCGCGTGAGCGACCCGATCGAGCTGGCCGGACTCACCTTCCCCAACCGCGTGGGCCTGGCCGCCGGACTCGACAAAAACGCCCGCTGCATCGACGGCCTGGCCGCCATGGGCTTTGGCTTTGTCGAGGTGGGCACCGTCACGCCGAAGGCCCAGCCGGGCAACCCCAAGCCGCGCATGTTCCGCCTGACGGAAGCCAACGCGCTGATCAACCGCCTGGGCTTTAACAACGAAGGGCTGGACGCTTTTCTGGCCAATGTGCAGAAGTCCAGCGTGCGCAAGCAGGCCGCGCAAGGCAAAGGCCAGCTGCTGCTGGGCCTGAACATCGGCAAAAACGCCGCCACGCCGATCGAAAACGCGGTCGATGATTACCTGATTTGCCTGGACGGCGTGTACCCGCATGCCGACTACGTCACGGTCAACATCTCCAGCCCCAACACCAAAAACCTGCGCGCACTGCAAAGCGACGAAGCGCTCGACGCCCTGCTGGGCCGCATTGCAGAGCGCCGCGAAACCCTGGCGGCGCAGCACGGCAAACGTGTGCCGATTTTTGTGAAGATCGCGCCCGACCTCGACGAAGCGCAGGTCGACGTGATTGCCGCTACGCTCAAGCGCCACGCCATGGACGGTGTGGTCGCCACCAACACCACGCTCAGCCGCGACGCCGTCAAAGGCATGCGCCATGCGGAAGAAGCCGGCGGCCTGAGCGGCGCGCCCGTGCTCGAAGCCAGCAACCGCGTCATCGGCCAGCTGCGCGCCGCGCTGGGCAAGGGCTTTCCCATCATCGGCGTGGGCGGCATCCTGAGCGGCGCTGACGCCGTCTCCAAAATCAAGGCCGGCGCCGACGTGGTGCAGATCTACACCGGGCTGATCTACAAAGGCCCCGAGCTCGTCACCAGCGCCGCGATTGCGATCAAAAAGAGCCGCTAG
- the rpiA gene encoding ribose-5-phosphate isomerase RpiA has protein sequence MTQDELKTLVGQAALHYVEAGSIVGVGTGSTVNKFIDALATMKDKIAGAVSSSVASTERLQALGIKVFDATEVDELAVYIDGADEIDNAGYMIKGGGAALTREKIVAAQSRKFVCIADESKLVPVLGNFPLPVEVIPMAAKRITRQFAGLGGKAALRLKDGKPLITDNGQHILDVTGLKITDPLGFESQVNQWPGVVTVGVFAFQKAHVCLLGAPGGVKTLVF, from the coding sequence ATGACCCAAGACGAACTCAAAACCCTGGTCGGCCAGGCGGCCCTGCACTACGTGGAAGCCGGCAGCATTGTCGGCGTCGGCACCGGCTCGACCGTCAACAAATTCATCGACGCGCTGGCCACCATGAAGGACAAGATTGCCGGCGCGGTGTCCAGCTCGGTGGCTTCGACCGAACGCCTGCAGGCGCTGGGCATCAAGGTGTTCGATGCGACGGAAGTTGACGAGTTGGCGGTCTACATCGACGGCGCCGACGAGATCGACAACGCCGGCTACATGATCAAAGGCGGCGGCGCGGCGCTCACGCGCGAAAAAATCGTCGCGGCCCAGTCGCGCAAATTTGTCTGCATCGCCGACGAGTCCAAGCTGGTGCCGGTGCTGGGCAACTTCCCGCTGCCGGTTGAGGTGATTCCGATGGCGGCCAAGCGCATCACGCGGCAGTTTGCCGGCCTGGGCGGCAAGGCGGCGCTGCGCCTGAAAGACGGCAAACCGCTCATCACCGACAACGGCCAGCACATCCTGGACGTGACGGGCCTGAAGATCACCGACCCGCTGGGTTTTGAGTCGCAAGTCAACCAGTGGCCGGGTGTGGTGACGGTGGGGGTGTTTGCCTTCCAGAAGGCGCATGTGTGCCTGCTGGGCGCGCCGGGTGGCGTCAAGACGCTGGTGTTTTAA
- a CDS encoding glutaredoxin family protein, with the protein MKSNAMKSLAPHALAALAVLAGGLFSPLAQAQQVYRIVGPDGKVTFSDQPPPAATGRVSTANTGSGGGSASTGLPFELRQIASKYPVTLYTSDNCGPCGSARALLTNRGVPFSERTVSTSEDVQALQRLSGDASLPFATIGGQQLKGFSDAEWTQFLNAAGYPQTSTLPASYRRPAATPLVTVSAPTTASAAARPAAAAPVAPTPVAPPQEDNPAGIKF; encoded by the coding sequence ATGAAATCAAACGCAATGAAATCTCTCGCGCCTCACGCACTCGCGGCCCTGGCGGTGCTGGCAGGCGGTCTGTTTTCGCCGCTGGCGCAGGCCCAGCAGGTCTACCGCATCGTGGGCCCCGACGGCAAAGTGACCTTCTCCGACCAACCGCCGCCCGCCGCAACGGGCAGGGTGAGCACGGCCAATACCGGCTCCGGCGGCGGCAGCGCATCCACCGGCCTTCCCTTTGAGCTCCGGCAGATCGCCAGCAAATATCCCGTCACCCTGTATACCAGTGACAACTGCGGCCCCTGTGGCTCGGCGCGGGCCCTGCTCACCAACCGTGGCGTTCCCTTTTCCGAGCGAACCGTCTCCACCAGCGAAGATGTCCAGGCGCTCCAGCGCCTGAGCGGCGACGCCTCCCTGCCCTTCGCCACCATCGGCGGCCAGCAGCTCAAGGGGTTTTCCGACGCGGAGTGGACGCAGTTCCTGAACGCTGCGGGTTATCCACAAACCTCGACGCTTCCCGCAAGCTATCGCCGCCCTGCGGCCACGCCGCTGGTGACCGTGAGCGCACCCACCACCGCATCGGCCGCCGCGCGGCCTGCCGCGGCGGCCCCTGTTGCGCCAACTCCTGTGGCACCTCCGCAAGAAGACAACCCGGCCGGCATCAAGTTCTAA